One window of the Perca flavescens isolate YP-PL-M2 chromosome 16, PFLA_1.0, whole genome shotgun sequence genome contains the following:
- the LOC114571287 gene encoding rab9 effector protein with kelch motifs, producing MDLELVSPEDVTWEEIPQSGEVPSAREGHTLSVVKGKLYLFGGVSSPEATECLPGVYSFDIVSLTWECLAIGGVALKTLRHCSVAMGDNIYVYGGIFEGNPIDNLMVFNTASLTWTPVKTSGSLPPAL from the exons ATGGACCTGGAGCTTG TTTCTCCTGAAGATGTGACATGGGAGGAGATTCCACAGAGTGGGGAAGTTCCCTCAGCCAGAGAAGGACACACTCTTAG TGTTGTCAAAGGGAAGCTGTATCTGTTTGGAGGAGTGTCCAGTCCTGAAGCCACTGAGTGTCTCCCAGGAGTCTACAGCTTTGATATTG TGTCTCTGACTTGGGAGTGCTTAGCAATCGGGGGTGTGGCCCTCAAAACCCTAAGACACTGCTCTGTTGCCATGGGAGACAACATCTACGTGTACGGAGGCATTTTTGAAGGGAATCCAATCGACAATCTCATGGTCTTCAACACAG CATCTCTCACCTGGACGCCGGTAAAAACTAGCGGATCTCTGCCGCCTGCCCTGTAA